The Gemmatimonadales bacterium DNA segment GCGGTTCCGCCGCCGCGGCTCCAGCCGGCGGCGCGCACGAAAGGGACGGCTCCCGGCTCCCGGCTCCTTTTTTGTATTGACCGAATCGCGTAACTCATTATATTGCTTCAAACTCGGAGGCTTTCACGGTGGCAGGCTCCGAGTTCGGGTACCCCCGTTCCGGAGGTTCCGATGCCGCTCCCCCAGGTCAGGCCGGTACCGCCCGAGCCTTCCGAGCCGTTGCTGCATGACCTGCCCCCGATCCGCTTCGAAGGGGTGCTGGTCGCCGTGCGCCTGGCCGTCCGCCGTACCGAGGACGCCATCTGGCGCGGTCGTCTCCACTTCGCCGAAGCCGGCGGGGACACCGAGCGGGTCACCGCGGAGATCTTCTGCGCCACCACGGAACAGGACCTCTGGCAGGCGGTCCGCGACTTGCGGGATCACAACCTGCGCGACCTATTTCGGTCGCTGACCACCTAGCGAGGCGCATGTCGACCGAGACCGAAGTCATCCGCAAACTCCGACACGACCTCGCCAACCCGCTTGCCGCGCTCCTCGCCGAGACCCAGCTCCTCCTGCTCAACGAAGCGACGCTCGATACGGAGACCGTCGAGGGATTGCGGGAGATCGAGGGGCTCGCCCGCCGGATGCGGGAGATGCTCGCCAACACGAGAGCCCAGGAATAACGCGCGGCGGGCGCCGCGCCGGGGCACGCCGTGAACCTCGATACCACAACTCGTGACGACCTTCGTGCGTGGGACGTGCCGTCCCGCGTGCCGCTGCTCGTGCTGCGCTCGACCCACGTCTTCCCGCTCGGTGTGGCGGCGGTGCAGGTCACCAACACCACCAACGTCGCCGCCATCCGTTCCCTGACGGCCCGCCGCAAAGTCGTGGTGATCGTGCGCGCCGACGCAGCTCAGGTGGAGGTCGCGGGCTTCGCCGGCCACCTCGGCGTGGCGGCGACGGTGCTGGACCGGATGAACCTCGCCGACGAGGCCGTGCAGATCACGCTCCAGGGCCGGCGGCGCGTGGCGATCGACTCGATCGACGTTTCCGGCGCGTGGCCCGTCGCCGCGGTGAGCCCGGTGTTCGACGCGGAGGAGGCGCGTCCCGAGGTGGACCGCCGGGCGGGCGCGGTGCTGCGGCTGGCCGAAACGCTGGCGAGCCTCGAGCCCGCGGTGAGCATGGAGTCGGTCGAGAACCTGCGCGCCAACGTTGAGGACGCGAGCCACTTCGCCGATCTGGTGGCGGCGCAGCTGCCGTTCACGCTCCCGCAGCGCGACCGGCTCGTGGCGGAGCCGAGTCCCCTGGCGCGGCTGGGCCTCCTCACCGACTTCCTCGCCGCGGCGGTCGAGCGCGCGCAGGTGCAGCGGGAGGTGGACCGCCTCACCGGGCTCCACGTCGAGCGCGGGCGCCGCGAATACCTGTTGCGCCAGCAGCTCGAGGCGATCCGCGAAGAGCTGGGCGACGAGGATCCGCTGCGCGAGGTTCGCGAGCTCAAGGCGCGCCTCGAGTCGCTCGCCATGCCAGACACGGCGCGGGCCGAGGGGTTGCGCGAGGTCGAGCGACTCACGCGGCTCTCTCCTTCTTCGGCCGAATACCAAGTCGCGCGCACCTACCTGGACTGGGTGTTGGATCTGCCGTGGGCGGTCGCCGCTCAGGAGCGCCGCCCCGACCCCGCGGCCGTCCGCGCGGTCCTGGACCTGGGCCACCTGGCGCTGGACGAGGCCAAGACCCGGATCGTCGAATACCTCGCGGTGCTCGGCCTCGCGCCCGCCGCCCGCCCGCCCATCCTCTGCTTCGTCGGCGCGCCGGGCGTCGGCAAGACCTCGCTGGGCCGCGCCATCGCCGATGCCATGGGCCGCCCCTTCGGCCGCATGAGCCTGGGCGGTGTGGACGACGAGGCCGCCATCCGCGGGCACCGCCGCACCTATGTCGGCGCGATGCCCGGCAAGATCATCCAGGAGATCAGGCGCCTCAAGACCAACAACCCGGTCGTCATGATCGACGAGATCGACAAGCTCGGGTCGGGCCGCCCGGGGCAAGGCGATCCCGCCGCCGCGCTCCTCGAGGTGCTCGACCCGGAGCAGAACGTCGGGTTCGTGGACCATTACCTCAACGTGCCCTTCGACCTCTCGCATGTCCTCTTCATCGCTACGGCGAACGTCGCGCCGCAGATCCCGGAGGCGCTGCTCGACCGGATGGAGGTCATCGAGGTCCCGGGGTACACGCTCGAGGAGAAAGTGGCGATCGCGCGCAAACACCTCCTGCCCCAGCTGCTCCCCGAGCACGGTTTCCTCGACAGCGAGATCGTCCTCGGCGACGAAACGCTCCAGCTGATCGTGAAGGGGTACGCCCGCGAAGCGGGCGTGCGCGGGCTGAGGCGGGACGTGGCCGCGCTGTTCAGGCGCGTGGCGACTCGGAAGGCTGCCGGCGCCAAGGGTCCCTGGACGGTGGACGACAAGCTCGTTGACGAGGTACTAGGGCAACCGCGGTTCGTGGACGGGCGCGCTCCCGCCGAGCCGAAGGTCGGAACCGCCAACGGCCTGGCGTGGACCGCCACCGGGGGCGACCTGCTTCCCGTCGAAGCGGTCGCGATGCCCGGCAACGGGGCATTCCAGGTGACCGGCCACCTCGGCGACGTCATGCTTGAGTCGGTGCAGGCAGCCGCGTCCTGGGTGCGCAGCCGCGCCGCCGACCTCGGCATCCCGGCCAAGCGCTTCCGCGACCTGGATGTTCACGTACACTTCCCGGAAGGCGCGATCCCGAAAGACGGCCCATCGGCCGGCGTCACGATCGCGGTCGTCCTCGCAAGCCTCTTCACGGGACGGAAGGTCCGCGCCGACATCGCGATGACGGGCGAGATCACGCTGACCGGCCGGGTGCTGGCGGTGGGCGGGCTGCGCGAGAAGCTTGGCGCGGCGGTCCGGGGCGGCATGACCGCCGTGGCCATCCCGGCCGCCAACGCGCCGGACCTGCGCGACGTACCGGAAAGTGTCAAGCGGACACTCAAGATCCACCTGGTCGAGACGGCTGACGAAGTCATGCGCCTCGCGCTGCCGCACGGGCCGGAGCCCGCGCCCCGCGCGAACAGGCGCCCCCCGCGGAGAAAGGGATCGAAACGGTGACCGAGAACCGGAGCGGGTTCGTCCGCGGCATAAATCTCACCGCCGCCATCGCCCTCGTCGTCGGCTCCATGATCGGGTCGGGGATCTTCCGCGTCTCGTCCGACATCGCCAGGCAGGTGGGCTCGCCGGGACTTCTGCTCGTGGTGTGGGGGCTGACCGGCCTGATCACGATCATGGGCGCCCTCACCCAGGGCGAGCTGGCCGCTATGTACCCCAAGGCCGGCGGCCAGTACGTCTATCTGCGCGAGGGGCTCTCCCCGCTGGGCGGATTCCTCTACGGATGGACGCTGTTCATGGTGATCCAGACCGGTACCATCGCGGCGGTGGCCGTGGCGTTCGCCGCGTTCCTCAGCGCTATCGTGCCGGCGGTGACGCCGGACGTCTTCCTCTCGCTGGGCCACCTCCCGACGCCGGGCGGCCTCATCGAGATCGGCATCTCGTGGCAGCGGCTCGTCGGCATCGGCACCGTGATCATCCTCACCTGGATCAATTCGCGCGGCGTGCGCGAGGGCGCGTGGATACAGATCGTGCTCACGACGGCGAAGGTCCTCGCGGTCGGCGGGCTGATACTCCTCGGCATCACGATCGGCCGTCAGCCGGAGGTCGCTTCGGCGAACCTCGACAACTTCTGGGGGTCCACTCCGTTCTCGCTGATGGTCCTGCCGGTGATCGGCGCCGCGATGGTGGGCTCGCTCTTCTCGTCCGACGCCTGGAACAACGTCACTTTCGCCGCGGCCGAGGTCGAGAACCCCAAGCGGAACCTCCCGCGCGCGCTGTTCACGGGCACGCTGGTGGTGAGCCTGCTCTACGTGCTCGTCAACGTTTCCTATCTCAACCTGCTGAGCCTGGACGCGATCCAGCACGATCCGCAGGACCGGGTCGGGATCACCGCGGGAGGAGTGCTGTTCGGCGACGCGGGCCGCACGATCATGGCCATAGCCATCATGGTCTCGACCTTCGGCTGCAACAACGGACTGATCCTGTCGGGCGCGCGGGTCTACTACGCGATGGCGCGCGACGGGCTGTTCTTCCGGAGCGCCGGCCGGGTGGATCCGGTCCGGCACACCCCCAAGGTGGCGCTCTGGGTGCAGGCCTTGTGGACTTCGCTGCTCTGCCTGTCGGGCACCTACGGCCAGCTGCTCGACTACGTGATCTTCGCGGCGGTGCTCTTCTACTTCCTCACGGTGATCGCGCTCTTCCGCTTGCGGGTCCTGAAGCCGGACGCCGAGCGGCCGTACCGGGCGTTCGGCTATCCCTGGATGCAGTGGATCTATCTGGTGCTCACCGGCGCCATCATGGTGAACCTGCTCTTCAAGAGGCCGCTCTATACTTGGCCGGGTCTCGCCATCGTGATGATAGGCATCCCGGTGTACTACCTGTGGAAGAAGGTCGGCGTGCCCGAACCGGCGGACCCGGCCGAGGCTTAGCGGACCGCGGTTCGCAGCTGCGCGCACCCCATAATGATGTGTCGCCACCGGAGGTCACGATGACCAAACGCTTCGCCTTGGCCGCCCTTGCGCTCCTCGCCGCGGCCCCCGCCCTCGCGCAGCAGCCGGCCATCGAGGAGTGGCAGGTCCCCTGGGAGCGCACCCGCCCGCGCGACCCATTTGTCGCGCGCGACGGCCGGGTGTGGTTCGTCGGCCAGACCGGGCACTACCTCGCGGTCTTCGACCCGGAAACGCGCCAGTTCCGGCGCTACGAGCTGGAACCCGGCACCGGGCCGCACAACCTGATCGTGGACCCGCAGGGCATGGTGTGGTTCTCGGGCAACCTGGTGGGCTATATCGGGCGGCTCGATCCGCGGGACGGCCGCATCACGCGCTACCCCATGCCCGACAGCACCGTG contains these protein-coding regions:
- the lon gene encoding endopeptidase La, producing the protein MNLDTTTRDDLRAWDVPSRVPLLVLRSTHVFPLGVAAVQVTNTTNVAAIRSLTARRKVVVIVRADAAQVEVAGFAGHLGVAATVLDRMNLADEAVQITLQGRRRVAIDSIDVSGAWPVAAVSPVFDAEEARPEVDRRAGAVLRLAETLASLEPAVSMESVENLRANVEDASHFADLVAAQLPFTLPQRDRLVAEPSPLARLGLLTDFLAAAVERAQVQREVDRLTGLHVERGRREYLLRQQLEAIREELGDEDPLREVRELKARLESLAMPDTARAEGLREVERLTRLSPSSAEYQVARTYLDWVLDLPWAVAAQERRPDPAAVRAVLDLGHLALDEAKTRIVEYLAVLGLAPAARPPILCFVGAPGVGKTSLGRAIADAMGRPFGRMSLGGVDDEAAIRGHRRTYVGAMPGKIIQEIRRLKTNNPVVMIDEIDKLGSGRPGQGDPAAALLEVLDPEQNVGFVDHYLNVPFDLSHVLFIATANVAPQIPEALLDRMEVIEVPGYTLEEKVAIARKHLLPQLLPEHGFLDSEIVLGDETLQLIVKGYAREAGVRGLRRDVAALFRRVATRKAAGAKGPWTVDDKLVDEVLGQPRFVDGRAPAEPKVGTANGLAWTATGGDLLPVEAVAMPGNGAFQVTGHLGDVMLESVQAAASWVRSRAADLGIPAKRFRDLDVHVHFPEGAIPKDGPSAGVTIAVVLASLFTGRKVRADIAMTGEITLTGRVLAVGGLREKLGAAVRGGMTAVAIPAANAPDLRDVPESVKRTLKIHLVETADEVMRLALPHGPEPAPRANRRPPRRKGSKR
- a CDS encoding amino acid permease, with product MTENRSGFVRGINLTAAIALVVGSMIGSGIFRVSSDIARQVGSPGLLLVVWGLTGLITIMGALTQGELAAMYPKAGGQYVYLREGLSPLGGFLYGWTLFMVIQTGTIAAVAVAFAAFLSAIVPAVTPDVFLSLGHLPTPGGLIEIGISWQRLVGIGTVIILTWINSRGVREGAWIQIVLTTAKVLAVGGLILLGITIGRQPEVASANLDNFWGSTPFSLMVLPVIGAAMVGSLFSSDAWNNVTFAAAEVENPKRNLPRALFTGTLVVSLLYVLVNVSYLNLLSLDAIQHDPQDRVGITAGGVLFGDAGRTIMAIAIMVSTFGCNNGLILSGARVYYAMARDGLFFRSAGRVDPVRHTPKVALWVQALWTSLLCLSGTYGQLLDYVIFAAVLFYFLTVIALFRLRVLKPDAERPYRAFGYPWMQWIYLVLTGAIMVNLLFKRPLYTWPGLAIVMIGIPVYYLWKKVGVPEPADPAEA